A genome region from Anopheles stephensi strain Indian chromosome 2, UCI_ANSTEP_V1.0, whole genome shotgun sequence includes the following:
- the LOC118506262 gene encoding uncharacterized protein LOC118506262: MYLPLFLAVALAAVLTSGQEPCDPSVTCPTFNCHPHPNCPARDPLHPVLLPHSDCNKFYKCNAGNACEQLCPVGLHYNSREQSCDWPNRACCDPSIPCGPADTPPTNCVPNANCPATSQDTILLPHSNCAMFYKCSGPFACPMDCPPQLHFNPKQNACDWPERACCDPTVPCDPCIPGVTCPPTGPTPAPTPAPTPAPTPAPTPAPTPAPTPAPTPAPTPAPTPAPTPAPTPAPTPGPTLPDTPCDPSVTCPLNCVADMRCPPRDGATPILLPSTNCTKFYKCQTGRACEFDCPNGLHFNAKSMVCDWPHQACCDPTIECVPACIPGVTSIRSQSLRIGSVNSEVTSRPSSCVLSVGLLVRTCSKRPERGRTKMILLLVVFGAVGVAYGTDESSCTADARCPMVDNPPTFLPFALNCTRFYQCSYGRACEKVCPTGLHWSTSLNRCEWPSVACCDGTTACTPVQIPTTTTAAPITTTTATTVATPGTECVSDVRCPLNDNPLQPILMQHESSCGLFYACSYGKRCPLTCQTGQHFSVQLQRCEWPQFACCDASIPCQQLPTTPVIPTDAPVEQCQPDARCPLGDDLLNPLLLPVAGNCGAFYKCRTGDACLLPCPAGQHFSVQMQLCERPEVACCDPVC; this comes from the exons ATGTACCTTCCGCTCTTTCTAGCTGTCGCGCTGGCAGCGGTGCTGACCAGCGGGCAGGAACCTTGCGACCCGTCCGTCACCTGTCCCACGTTTAACTGTCACCCGCACCCGAATTGTCCCGCCCGGGACCCGCTGCACCCGGTGCTGCTCCCGCACAGTGACTGCAACAAGTTCTACAAGTGTAATGCGGGCAATGCCTGCGAACAGCTGTGCCCGGTCGGGCTCCACTACAACTCACGCGAACAGTCGTGCGACTGGCCAAACCGGGCCTGCTGCGATCCGAGCATTCCGTGCGGCCCCGCTGACACGCCACCAACCAACTGTGTGCCCAACGCGAACTGTCCCGCCACGTCGCAGGACACGATCCTGCTACCGCACAGCAACTGTGCCATGTTCTACAAGTGTTCCGGACCGTTTGCCTGCCCGATGGACTGCCCGCCCCAGCTGCACTTCAACCCGAAGCAGAACGCTTGCGATTGGCCCGAGCGGGCCTGTTGCGACCCGACCGTTCCGTGCGATCCGTGCATCCCCGGCGTAACTTGCCCCCCCACTGGACCTACACCGGCTCCGACTCCGGCTCCGACCCCAGCTCCGACCCCAGCTCCGACCCCAGCTCCGACTCCAGCTCCGACCCCAGCTCCCACTCCAGCTCCTACCCCAGCTCCTACTCCAGCTCCAACCCCAGCTCCCACCCCAGCTCCCACACCAGGCCCAACGCTACCGGACACGCCGTGCGATCCGTCCGTTACCTGCCCATTGAACTGTGTCGCGGATATGCGCTGCCCGCCACGTGACGGTGCTACACCGATCCTGCTGCCAAGCACCAACTGCACCAAGTTCTACAAGTGCCAAACCGGACGGGCCTGCGAGTTCGACTGTCCGAACGGGCTGCACTTCAACGCAAAGTCGATGGTGTGCGATTGGCCGCATCAGGCCTGCTGCGATCCAACGATTGAGTGCGTACCGGCCTGCATTCCTGGCGTCACCT CGATTCGTTCCCAGTCTCTACGTATTG GATCGGTGAACAGTGAAGTTACCAGTAGACCATCATCCTGTGTGTTGTCTGTAGGATTGCTTGTGAGAACGTGCAGCAAACGTCCCGAAAGAGGCAGGACGAAGATGATCCTGCTCCTCGTAGTGTTTGGCGCCGTCGGAGTGGCTTACGGTACGGACGAGTCATCATGCACGGCTGATGCGCGCTGCCCCATGGTCGACAATCCTCCCACGTTCCTTCCCTTTGCACTGAACTGCACCCGATTCTACCAGTGCTCGTATGGGCGAGCTTGCGAGAAAGTGTGCCCAACCGGGCTACACTGGAGCACGTCATTAAATCGTTGCGAGTGGCCAAGTGTTGCCTGCTGCGATGGCACAACAGCCTGTACTCCGGTCCAAATCCCGACAACCACCACCGCGGCACCCATCACAACGACTACGGCGACGACGGTGGCAACGCCAGGCACCGAGTGTGTTTCCGACGTGCGATGCCCGCTCAATGACAACCCGTTACAGCCGATCCTGATGCAACACGAATCGAGCTGCGGTCTGTTTTACGCTTGCTCGTACGGTAAGCGTTGTCCGCTGACATGCCAAACAGGCCAACACTTTAGCGTACAGCTGCAGCGCTGCGAGTGGCCCCAGTTTGCTTGCTGCGATGCGTCGATACCGTGCCAACAGCTACCGACCACGCCCGTCATCCCGACCGACGCACCGGTCGAACAATGCCAGCCCGATGCACGCTGCCCGCTAGGAGATGATCTGCTCAACCCGCTGCTACTGCCCGTGGCGGGCAATTGTGGAGCGTTCTACAAGTGTCGTACCGGAGATGCGTGTCTGTTGCCTTGTCCCGCCGGGCAGCACTTTAGTGTGCAGATGCAGTTGTGCGAACGGCCCGAAGTTGCGTGCTGCGATCCGGTGTGCTGA